In Candidatus Atribacteria bacterium ADurb.Bin276, the following proteins share a genomic window:
- the pntA gene encoding NAD(P) transhydrogenase subunit alpha, with protein sequence MSILLLIVLFLVATVIGYKVIGNVPSLLHTPLMSGMNALSGITVLGALVATAAAVTTQNKMIGSVAIIIAMINVVGGFAVTHRMLKMFHRKEDQ encoded by the coding sequence ATGTCGATATTATTGTTGATTGTGTTATTTTTAGTTGCTACTGTTATCGGGTATAAAGTCATTGGTAATGTTCCAAGTTTGCTTCATACACCCCTCATGTCTGGGATGAATGCCTTGTCGGGAATAACGGTTTTAGGTGCTTTAGTGGCAACTGCTGCGGCGGTAACAACCCAGAATAAAATGATTGGATCAGTGGCAATAATAATAGCCATGATTAATGTAGTGGGTGGGTTTGCCGTGACCCATCGCATGCTCAAAATGTTTCATCGCAAGGAAGATCAGTAA